A window of Hemiscyllium ocellatum isolate sHemOce1 chromosome 35, sHemOce1.pat.X.cur, whole genome shotgun sequence genomic DNA:
GgttcagactcgatgggctgaatggcctaattttgctcctaaaaATTATGGTCTAACCCCCTAAATATCCAAACTGCTTGATATACATTCCCAGCTTGACTTAGGAGTGACAAGAGAGAAACACCCCGATTTCAATCAACGTTTTCAGAATCACGATCATATTAAGATATTTTGTTGAAATGGTGTAAAGCACCATAATTGGTAAAACTACTGGAAAAATCAGAGGGCAATAAAATGAATGTAGGTTTTTAGATATACGGTTAAGACTGACTGCCGAGCCACTGATTTGTGAAGAGTATATTATACCATAGTCACAAGGAGCTGGAATAGTCACATAACTGTCGTAAAATTATGGAGGGATCAAAACCTCAGTAGAAATAATGTGAACGCATGGCTATCTACCTGTTGAATGACTGGACCATATCCATCAGTTGAACTTCCTTATTTTTGAGAATTGTATTGACCATTAAAATTGCTGACTTAAAACAATAATATTTTGACAAAAAGgggtcatggtggctcagtggtgaacactgttgcctcacagcaccaggtacccgggttcgattccaccctcagtgaCTGTCcatgaggagtttgcacattctcccagtgtctgagtgggttccctccagatgctccagtttcctcccacagtccaaacatgtgcaggttcgatggattggccatactaaattgctagcagtgtccatggatgtgcagggtgggtgaattagtgatgggaaatgtaGGTTTACAGGAATAGGTGGGGTCTGCCtgcgatgctcttcagatggttgatgtggacttgatgggctgaatggcctgcttctaaactgtagggattctatgattctaaatcagCCATCTTGTTGGATCACCAATTTGTATGTAGATGTTGCCATAaacactttaaaatattcaacaGTATTTCACACAACAGGGCAATATAGACTATACATTGTTGATCTGGACTCATATGAAGGTGTAGATAATGATGAGGAGTTTGCTTCCCTAAAGTATATTAAACATTACACATACAAAATTTTATATTATACATTCATATACAACATATGTTGGTAAAACAGTTAGATTTTTGCAACAATCAATCAATTATTGTTTTGCAATCACCATTACCGAGGTGAACTTTAAGTTCTAAATGTGCTACTTCAATTTATATTCCAACAACTATCAcgtttatataaacgatttaATGAGAATTTAGGCGACATGATTAGTGCatctgtggatgacaccaaaattggtagtataatggacagtgaagaaggttattgaaGATTACAAGGAGATCTTGAACAATTGGgtatgggctgaggagtggcaaatggaggttaatgtagGTAAAGGCGaggtacaggtcattctgtttcATCAAGTTTgctgtaatgcgattgatgaaCTGGAGACATTGTTTCTTTAGCTGTAACGCAATTACACCGCTAACACTTTACATGTTGTTTCTAAAGCAGGATTTTTCTATCAGACAGGGTTGTaccacattatagaagaactgactgtattgcaGTTTCGTAAAACAAATAAGagcagagcttatacaattaatggtaaggccctgagTAATATTGTAGAACACAGAGATTTAGGAGTTGGGtacattcttttaaaaaaaattgcgtCACATGTAGACATGgcggttaaaaaggtgtttagcacagttgccttcattgctcagacctttgagcatAGGAGCTGGCGTgtaatgttgagattgtacaggatgttgataagGCCTCTTCTaaaatactgcgtacagttctggtagtCCTGctatagaaagaatattattaaattgtggagggtttggaaaagatttaccaggatattgccgggAATAGAAGGTCTGAGCTATAAACATAGGCTGGCACATTTCTCGCTGGACGATAGGAAGTTGAGTGGTGACATTGtagaaatttttaaaatcatacagggcatagataaggtaattGCAAGGGTTTTTACCCAAGGATGGGGCAGTTCAAAAgcagggggcataattttaaggcgaAAGGactaagatttaaaaaggacacgaggaacaactttttttacgcagagaatgttttgagtgtggaatgaactgccagaggaagtgatggatgcaggtatcgttacaacatttaaaagacatttgataggAAAGGATATCGgctaaacacaggcaagtgggactagtttgattTGGAAACATCGTCGGCATGGACTAGTctgacagaaggatctgtttccaagctgtatgagtatggattactagtccagcacCATTACCAATACTGTCACTGGTCAGTATAATTGCACTGGCAGCTTGCCAAGCACAGAGTGCTCTATGTACCACTCACTTCCTGGGGCTGTCCATGGTCAGGTTGACAATGGTCCCAAAATTGGAAAAGGAGCTTCTCAGCATCTCCTCAGTCATCCCCATGCCATGCACATAGATGGTGTTTCCTTTACGAGGTGCACGGAAAGAGTCATATCCTGCGGGAGAAGCAGCATTTGAGTTGAGGCACACAGTAATTAACATTTTCATCCATTCTCCACATTCACAATGACTGCCGCCACTCTCCCCCACCCAATTCCCTAAGATCTGGGCTGATCCACACTCCCACCTACCCCGATAACCTTTTACCTGCTTGTTAACAAGGATTTCTCCACCTCCAACTTCAAAAGATTTAACGATATTTTCAGAAAGAATTCGACAGACTTACAACTTTCAGATGGAAAATTTAGTCTCATCTCggtttaaatgggtgacccttatttttaaacagtgacccccagTTTTCAATTTTTCCAAAAAAGGTAACATGTTCTCAAACTTCGACCTGTCAAGGCTCCTCAGAATCTAATATGCTTCAATCAAGTGAACACTTCCTCTTCAAAACCTCAGCGGATCCAAATCCAGCCTGTCCAACCATTCCTCATGAGACAATTCAACCATTTGAGGTTCTAATCTGACAAAAAACTAAAtttcttccaatgcatttacacacttctttaaataaggtgaccaatactgCACAAagcactccagatgtggtctgatcAGTGCCCTGTGCAGCTGAAGTATTATCGCCTACTCTTGTATTTAATGCCCTGGCAATAAATATAAACAATCgattagctttcctaattgtGTGCTCTATTTTCAAACTAACTCTTACTGATTCATGTGCCGATACACCTAGATCTCTATGCATCTCAGTTCTGCAATCTCATTTCATTTAGAAAAAAGGCTTTGCTTTTAACTCTtactgccaaaatggacaatttcacacttccccacatttTATTCCATTAGCCGTACCTTTGTCCACTCTCTCAAACTACACCTTTGTGTAACCTTCACGCCCTCTTCACAATTTAATTTCctatcaatctttgtgtcatcacaaATTTGGCAACCATATCTTCATCcttaataaaagcagaaaattttTGTGAAAAAAAGTTCCACAATTTTCCCAATGGCCGGCTATATCTGCATTACTAACCTGTTGTAATTCATGAACAAGAATACCTCAATCCCTCTGCAACTTAGAGCTATGCAATCTCTCAGCATTTAGATAAGGCACTTACTTTTCctcccaaaatggacaatttcgcATTTTCCCATGTTTCACTCCATTTGCCATATCTCACTTACCTATATCACTTTGCATATTCCGCAACTTACTTTATCACCTAACTTAAAGCTCTGcaatcagcaaatttggcagcaatattttctgtcatttcatcatcatttataaacatgataaacagcagaggacctagctctgatccctgtggtaGACCAGTCAAAGTTgacacagtggtgagcactgctgcctcacagtgctagggacccaggttcgattctaactacaggcgactgtctgtgtggagtttgcacattgttcccggtgtctgcatgggtttcctccaggtgttccagttttctccaacaatccaaagatgtgcagattaggtgaattggccaagctaaattgcatcTAGTATTGAGggattgtaggttaggtgcattagtcagtggtaaacaTAGacaatagggtaagggaatgaatctggttggttactctttggagtattggtgtgaacttgttgggctgaagggcctgtttctacactgtagggattctaagtgctaaactgattttaaaaatccatttcgAGGGCTTGAAGagcctttctttttaaaaatgctggagatctctatgactctatgtctactCTGTTTCATGTGAGGCACCCAATCTACAATCCACTTGCTACCCCCTTCAGCATGAACTTTATTTCTATCAATAATCATTGGGGTGGAACTTCATTGGATTCTTTCTGGAATCCAAGTACAGTACGTCTACTGTTCCCCTTTATTAATCTGTGGCCATATTCTCTGGAGAAAATTTGTCAGTGGCTTGACAGGGGAGATGCCAAGAAAATGTCTCCCGTGTTTGGGGAATCTGAAACacggggacacagtctcagaataaggggtcagccatttaggactgagataggaGAGCATCATCATTCAAAGGGCTGCGAGTCTTCAGAGTTCTTCACTCTAGAGGGTTGTCAATGTTCAATCACTgggtatattcaagactgacatTAACAGATTCATGGGCTTTGAGTCACAAAATGTGGGAATCAGACAAGAAAGAGGCGCTGAGGGAAAGATCAACTCCCCTAATTATCTTTGGAAGCATGGTGAATCTTCATGATCTGCCGCAACCGAATATATGAATAATGGAGCAAAATTAAGGGGTGTTCAGCCAacacctgctcctattccttatgacTCAGTCCATTAGCTTGAACCTGATAAACAGATGGTGCAAGTTTCCCAAGAAGCAGGTGACAGAACAACAACCACTCTTGTTAAGTCTGGTCCAGAGGGACAAGTGCGCAaacaattaattaaaataaactgCACATCAGTAACCTGCATGGAACTTAAAGGCATTAGGATAAGACTTCGATATCCCACGGGTAAAGGAGAAATGGGGGGTGGGTTTTTTAGGGAAGCAAAAGCAACCTCTCTGGGTTCTCAATGTAACCATGCCTATAGAATGGCCACCTGGGAGAATCCAGGCAGGCAAAGTCAACATAGCAATGGGAGAAAGAAAATTACACTTACTTCGATAAGAGCCATCACGGTCCCGGTCCCGGTCCCGGTCCCGGTCCCGGTCTCTGCCACGGTCTCGGTCTCTATCCCTGTCACGATCCCGATCACGGTCACGATCCCGGTCACGCTCTCTATCCCGATCACGGTCCCGATCACGGTCTCGGTCcctatctctatctctgtccctgtctcgCTCGCGGTcttggtctctgtctctgtctcgttCTCGGTCCCGGTCCCGGTCCCGATCCCGATCCCGATCTCGGTCCCTGTCCCGGTCTCGATCCCGGTCTCGATCTCGTTCCCGGTCTCGATCCCTGTCTCGGCCTTTGTCACGATCTCTTCCACGATCTAGATCTCGCTCGACGTCCCTGTAGCTGTCGCGATCCAGCTCCTTTCCCGATTCACGGTCCTCCTCTCGATCTTTCTCACGCTCACTGGAGCTCACAAAGCTGAGGACAAACCACAAAAAGCTTTGGTTATTGCTGAAGCTCCTTCGCCACTTCCCCAATAACTGTGCACTGATGACTGAAGGAAAGATAACAGGTTCATTAGAATCCATTACAAGTAAGATTTTTCAAAAGCATTTCATTTATGTGGCaattttaatgaaacaaacacccaaaggcattttacaagaGGTAAAGTGAAACTGAGTCATGTAAAAGAAAAAGTTGGTTATAAAACGTAGGTTTCAAGCTTCTTAAAGCAGGAAAATGAGATAGTGTCAGAGAACTGGAGCAAGATAATTCCAGATCGTGGGGCCGAGACTACTGAAAGCGTGGACACCAATGATAGGGTCACGATAACTGGGACACTCAAAAGACTGGAATTCAAGAAGCACCTTATCTTGGAAAGTTGAGAgcctggaggagattacagagaaagcaAAGGCCTTGAAGGATCTATAAACAAGATCACAGCATTGCTTAGCCGGGGTCAGTAAGTTCCATGAAGTATCAAAAGATATGTTGTCTTTGAGCAATTGTGGTCTTAGTTGAACAATACGCAATTGAACACAGCTAAAAGCCATTTAAGAGAAAATATATAAATGACTTTAAAGGGACTTTCATGTCTTTTGCCTAGCACTACAGCTGCTACTtaattactgatgcaaaataatcctCTAAGTAAGAAGCAGTAACTGATTTCATGATAGACTCTGCTGAGTCACAGtataatatttccaaacaaaCTCCTAACCTCGAGCTGACTTCAGGGATTTCTACCAGCATCTGTTTACACAGATTGTACATCACAGCAAAAGCCGATATCATCCATGGGCTCTGTTATGAGGAATATTTGCAGAGACTTGATCCAAGTTTAGAAGCTTGAAGATGACTTGATTTAAGTACGTAACATCCTGGACTGTCTTGACAACCTGGACGTGAAAAGGAGGTGGATCAATCTTGAACTCAGGGGCACTATTTAACAATTGGCCAGCTTGCTAACACCTAGAGGCGTGTGCAGTAGAAGTAACatatttggagtcatagagatacacagcacggaaataggCCTTTCGGTCTATaatcattcatgccaaccagatatcctaaataaacctagtctcatttgccagcatttggcacatatccctctaaacccctcctgtTCACGTGCCCATTtaattttgtaattgtatcagccatcACCATTTCATCTGGCAGATTGTTCCATACACACTGAACCCCctgcatccttgtaaatcttttctgaacccttgcaagtttcataacatcGTTCTTATAgcacggagaccagaatttcacgcagTACTCCAgtagtagcctaaccaatgtcctgtaaagcagaaacatgacctcccaactgccaTACTCAGTGGACCAAGAAAGGCAAGCCTACCagaccctgtctacctgtgactctattttcatggaactatgaacctgtaagattccttcattcagcaacattccccaggaccttaccatttcaaataaatttaaataaaaagtgataaaaaacaaaccaacatataaaaaTGAAATACAAATAAATGAAAGAGTACATTGATAAAGTCAAGTAGCATTAAACGAAGCAGAaattttttaacttttaaaaattgtcGCAGTCTGAGAAAAATCGGAGGTGAGTATGCGCAGTCAGCATTCATCAATGGTTCACGGGTGTTGGTAGACACAAGGTTGAAAATTAAGGGTTTCCTTTTTGGGGTAGGATTGAAGAAAATTTGTTTTCCTCAGAGGGCTGTGAAACCTTGGAACTCCCTGCCTTAAaagactgaatatttttaaagatgGAGATGTATACATTCTTGTTCGGCTACCTAATTAAAGATTATCAGGGAGGCCTGTGGTCCTAATTCATATGAGGCTCCTACCATCCTTCATCATCTAATCCCATCAGTATACGCCTTTCCCCCCTCTCAGTGTATAATCGTTCAGCTAGTTTCTCTGTAATGTATCTATACTATTTACCTCCACTTGTCACTGTGGTAATGAACTCCATATTCTTGTCATTTACCCTAGTAGATGAACTAGTCACTAACTTACGTGTGCTGCAGTTATACTTAACCTTCTCTACATCCAACCAAATGAAACCTGCAATTGTAAAGACCTTAAATTATGTCTTCCACCTTTGTGAGGACAGTCCCCAGACTATTCTATTTTCCCTGGTGGTTATAACCTCTCAGTTATGGCGTCATCCTCATTTGCATCATTTCCAGTGCCACTACATCAGAAGaatttaagaacataagaaataggagcaggagtaggccatctggcccatcgagcctgctccaccaaccatggttgatcttttcatggactcagctgcACATCCCCGCCTGCTCAGCATCACTGTCAACACCTTTGCTGTTCGAAAACCTAATCATTGTCTTAACATTTTCGAGCTTGAAATGGAAATTCTGGTAGTAGAATGCTGTTTTTGATTTCAAGACAACAAACATTGCTAAAGGAGTAGCATGTACTCAAACAACGATTAAAGGGAACTGGCAAAACAGGCAGAAGTGAGATGAGTGTAATGGTTTCTTTTTTTACTGAAGGTTTTATGGTCTGAAATACATTGTCTGAAACATGGTATAATCAGGTTCAATTGTAGCTTTCAGGTGCATAGAATTGTAAAACACTCAGGTCGTATGTTTATATAAACAGTGCCCAGTGTTTCCTCACCTCTACCTTTCTCAAACCCCTCTATTGCCTTTGAATTATAAGACAGCTTGTCTGACAGCCAGAACCCAATGAGCACAAACCATCTCAGAACTGATGGATGAAGTTATGGCCTTTGGCCCCAGATATACACTCCATTTTCGAGACAACAATGCCATCCTCTCCCTGACAACTGTCTGAGGCTGACTCAGTCTGCTCAGGAACATGACGTTATATTTGACAGCGAGTTGGCCTCCACCCACAAACCACACCATCAAGGCCACCTATTTCCACCTCTGGAATACTGCTCGATTCCGTACTTCTTCCAACACATCTGTTACTGAAATCATCATCCCTCATGCCTTTGTGATAGCTGTGGTCTTGAATATTCCTACGCAGTTCTGTCTGGCAACTCCTCTTCCTCACCAAAGGTGAGCTCATTCAAAAGTCTGCTGCCCCCGTCTCATTTGTACCAAATTCTATTACCCAATCATCCCTGAGCTTACTGACCTACGTTAATTTCTGCCTAAGAAGTGCCTCAATGTAAAAATGCTAATCCATGTTTTTGAGTCTCTCCATGGCTCCATCCCTCCAATTCCAAAGCCTCTGCATTTCTCCAATTCCAGACCTTGGGCACACTTGATTTTAAACTCCTTGTCACGATTAGCCGTGACTTTAGCTACATTGGCACTGGGCCCTGGAGCTGCCTCACTAAACTTCTTCATTTCtcttcctcactttcaccttctgAGACACTCCTTATAGTCTACCACTTTGATGAAGCTGTTGAAGATTGACCATGATATCCCCTTTTGTGGAATAGCGCTAAGCTTTCTTTGATCATGCATTGGGATATTTTGGATGAGGTGCTTTAaaaatgcaagctgttgttgGTTGTGGGTGCAAGATTGCACCGAGCAGTTCCAGTCTCAGCTGCTTACCTGGGTGGCAGAAAACATTctcagagagagagcaggagagacaTTTGTCTGTCAGTCGTTAATCAATGAAAGGTAAAGTTTTAACGACCAGCAATGCAGATGATTAAATAAGAAAAATATGAGTACCTTTCATAAAGAGTCTTCCTCTGTGGACGCTTACAGACCTAAGAGATCAAGATGTACTGATCAGTGGAATATGGCAAGAAAACACACAATATTGCTACAACAATAAAAAACTCTCAAACAGGGTAACCGCTGAACCAATAAATAATCAGAGACTAATCCAGCCATCTCTCTTTGGGTTGGATGCTGTGGAGTTGAGAAGCTTAGGAAAATAGAAAAACTTGCATGCCTGTGAGAGTGTAGATGCAGAAGAGGCAGAAGCAGCACTTGCATTTGCTCACAAGAGGACCAACTTCAGCCCCGCAGCATTATATTTGTAGGACCTGATTCTCTCAGGCTGGACTGGAGGTGGTGAGGTGCTGTGGGAAGTTTGGATAGGCTTGTGCAGTTGAGAGATCATGGGCATTACCACTGGGACACTGGCTTTCCTCACCAGCGTGTGCAACAGAGACAGCACATAGGTACCTGAGCAACAGCCATCTGGACAAATGATTGGAAAAATAGCACAGAGGCTGGACAGCCTCCATTTTAAGTTAACTGGAATGCTTCACCCACACCATTCCACATTTTTtactttcacattttcccactggGAAACTGATTATGGTGGGAAGATCCATAGCCACTGAGCAAGTTTCCAGCCACACCAAATCCACTGGGATGTGGCATGGGAATGTGAAAAATCAAAATTTAAGGATAGCTTTTCCTGGAGGCCAGGTGTCAAAGGTAAACTAACACTCCCTCACCAAACATCTCTCCAACCCCATGGTTAACGGTGAAATTGTTTATTATTCTGACCAGGAAGATAGAAAACAGAAGCAAAAGTAGGTCATTTGATTCTTTAtgcctgctttgtcattcaattTGATCCTGACTGATTTTCTACCTCAATAATATCTTCATACCATCCTCATATACTTCGATGTCtcaatgattgagttttttgacacaGCTCTATGGGGTAGAGAGTTCCAAATTATCACCACTTTCTGGATGAAGAATTCCAGTTCACTAAATGCTAGATTTCCTATCCTTTATTCCCTGAATTCTAGATTCCACCTACTCAATCAATGCAAGGAGAAATGTCATTTTTCATATAAGCTGTCAATATATGTAACAATTTTGTACGTTTCAAGtgagataatccctcagtctTGTAAACTCTAGAGAATATAATCCACTTTTAGCTGTCCATCTTTGCAGAGAATTCCTTTGATTTGGAAACATGACTGCTTGGattgtataagtgtgtgtgtgtgtgtgtgtgtgtgtgtgtgtgtgcgcgcgcacacacatctGTATGAATTCATCAGGTCCTCAGCTAAGCAATTACTAAAATAAACTTTCAGAAATGTACGTCTGTCATCATTGAAGTTACTCATGTACGCCTAAGTGTTGTCATTGCTAATAATTGTACCAAAAGGACATTCCTGTGCCTTGTGTAACCATCTGAGCTAAAATTAAATCTGACGGCTTAGCTTAAATGCGAACAATCAGACAAGTGCACTGTCTTTCAAGCTATAATGTGATTCAGTAAAAGCATTTCCCTAcagaggaaagatataattgTTTATATTTTCCCACTTGCATAAGgtcttttgttataaattattTATTCACAGTAGATTAACATTCAcaaccattcctaattgcccttgagaaggtggttgtgagctctcttcatgaaccactgcagcccatatGTGTAGACACAACCCAAAGTGCTATTAGGGgtgggattttaacccagcagtgaaggaacagtgatatagttccaaataAAGGTGatgtgtggtttggaggagaatgtttagattgtatctgctgcccttttccttttagCGGTCGTGGATgtgaaaggtgctgtcaaaggaggctCACTGAGTTGCTGCtgaacatcttgtagatggtatccACTTCTATcacagtgtgttggtggtggagaggtATATGTTTAAATTGTGTGTGGTGCTGATCAAGTGGACTGCTACGTCCTGGAGAGCTACATTCTTCCAAGTAAGGTCAGTGCATTCCAACTCAGCCAATGGGGAGAGGAACATGTGAACATGTGTGGAGACAGGTTAGATCAGTCAATAACATCATTACTTCTGTGTCACTTGTTCATTTCCTTGAACTTGCTATGGAAACATGAGGGTGCAATCTGAGATGGCATTTCTCTATCAAATCAAATGTGAGTTTATTTTAGTGTCTGCTGGTGCCTTGGTAACACATTGGAGCAAGTTATTTATATAATCCTAATCACTTTCAGTCTAACAATTTCACTGAATGAGAAGTAGGCAGGTTTTATAAGGAGCAAGCAATTTACTTCACTTGAATACTGTCTAGGCAGGGCATTTGAACATCTATTACCTTTACTGTCGTTAACGCCAGTCCTGGTGCTAAGAATATACCTGCTTCTAACCACTACATCCACCTATCCAAATACATACAGTGACAAACCATTTGATTATGAACTGACCTCCAAGTTGTCATCATCAGCAGAGACACTTCGTTGAAAAGGCTGGAATGAAGGGGTTGGTCCCTTCTCCGGATCCTGCAGAGATAAACCAGCATGATTCAGTGAGTCAGACATGCTGAGGATTTTGCCATTTCATTCAATCTGAGGGTATTTAACACTCAAACACTCCAAGAGCAGTTCAGACTCAATCCAGCCAGTCACAATCTAGCCAGCAAGAAAACAGAAGGATTGCTGCAGCAATTCGTGGCCCACAGATGGAGACTGAGATAATTGTGATTGCCTTCATCAGAAGCATCCAGGTAAATTGTTCACTGTGGAGAGCTGTCTTGCGACCAAGGATGCATGAGTAAAAGTTGGAATTCGGGGATAAGCTGGAAAAGGGGTTGAACATGTTCACCCAGAGAGCTTTGAGTACCAGTAGCCAGAGTAGCTATAATGCGAACCTTAAAAATAGCTTTGAGAAAtaattgagttatagagagacagGGTACAGCTATAGGAGAGAAGCTGGGAGGGTGGGGGATAAATTTGTTGGGCCTTATGTACTGCTGCCTGTTCCCAAATGTTTGTTCATCCCCCACTCTCTCAGCTTCTCTTATATTGCTGCTCCCTATCTGAATTATTTATCAAAGCTATTTTGGGGTGACAGGTCAGAGTAAATCAGCAACCCAGCAAACTGGGTGATATATTTGTTACTGTGCGTGCATTTTACAAGATCAGTTTCACCATCTGTATTCTCTACAGAACACAGTTACAAATTGAATCACCATTGTCAAAAACATACTGAGACTCCCACATGGATACAAGGACTCAGTTTTCAAGGAAACCAGGTGATTGAATGGGATATACTCAATAGGCTTCAATGCAATGGCAGGGGGTGAGCTATCAAAACACTGGCTTACTACAATGGTCTACTTGCTAAACAGGTAAAGGTACATTCTACTCCATAGCAGACTGAAGGTCCCATTCGCAGGGCAAATGTTTCATCAGAGGGAGAAGAATCCATTGGGGCCCATTCATCTATTTGGTGCCTGTGAAAATGAATTGGACCAAGTACCCCATCAGGGAAACTGCCTCTGTCAGGAAACTCGTTCAGGAAACCAATCCActgtggagagagtgacagtTTCTTCTCAGACTGTTCTGAGAGGCTAAAGGGGAATAAAGTATCTAATGCAAGAGCAAAAGAACTGACTGTTACCTCCATAGTAACAGACACTGTGCCTCATTAACGGCTGATTAGTTATGCCAGTGAGAATGGGGGCGTACGATAAGAAAACCAGTCTTTCCTCCTCACCTTTAACTTTCCTTCCAATGTTCGTGAGCGCTTAAAACCAGAGTTCTTGTTTTCTGCCTTGATGGCACTGATTGCTCCAGATTTCACCAGCATCTTTGCCTGCTCTGTTGCTGTAGCAGTGTCAATGATGGGTTGATCAGAAAGAGCTGCACAAAAGAGATACAAGGCTATAAATTtcaacaagtttttaaaaaatatgatttcccattcacaaatccatgctgc
This region includes:
- the nelfe gene encoding negative elongation factor E, producing MTLFPSALSEEEEALQKKYAKLKKKKKALMALKKQSSASQTNQGGIKRSLSDQPIIDTATATEQAKMLVKSGAISAIKAENKNSGFKRSRTLEGKLKDPEKGPTPSFQPFQRSVSADDDNLEVCKRPQRKTLYESFVSSSEREKDREEDRESGKELDRDSYRDVERDLDRGRDRDKGRDRDRDRERDRDRDRDRDRDRDRDRDRDRDRDRERDRDRDQDRERDRDRDRDRDRDRDRDRDRDRERDRDRDRDRDRDRDRDRDRGRDRDRDRDRDRDRDGSYRRYDSFRAPRKGNTIYVHGMGMTEEMLRSSFSNFGTIVNLTMDSPRNCAFVTFETMESADQAIAELDGSMVGAVCLKVMIARKQLMLETATGKSVWGSLAVQNSAKGSHRDKRSQVVYNEDFLR